TGCGCTGCCCATCGGTCGGGATTTGCGCGTTGTCCAATGCATCGATCGCCGCGCCAACCGCGCCGCAGTTTTGGTGCCCCAGAACCACGATGAGTCCGATGTTGAGGTTCTTTACCGCATACTCGATGGAGCCGAAAACCGCGGGCGCCAAAGATTCACCGGCGGTGCGCACAACAAAAAGGTCGCCGAAGCCGGTGTCAAAGATCAGTTCCACTGGTGCACGAGAGTCAGAGCACGACAGGACGGCTGCAACTGGGTCTTGTCCACCCTGCAGTTCGATGAGTCGCTCCGGGGTGGAGTGTGGACGCTCGACGGCGTGGCCAACAAATCGCTGGTTTCCTTCCAAAAGGGAATCCCAGATTTGCTGTGGGGTCTTGTTGTGAGGCATAACCATTATTATGTCACTTACTGTGAAGAGCATGAACCTTGATCCCACGGACTTCCCCGTTTCCACCGTTATTTCGTGGTTCGAGGCCAATGCCAGGCCGCTTCCGTGGCGAGATCCCGCCACCTCTGCCTGGGCAATCCTGCTCTCTGAGGTCATGAGCCAGCAGACCCCCGTCGCGCGGGTGGCCCCCATTTGGCAACAGTGGCTGGACACCTGGCCCGACGTAGAGTCATTCGCCCAAGCCCGCTCCGACGAAGTCCTACGCGCTTGGGGAACGCTGGGTTATCCCCGCCGCGCCCTTCGGCTCTTGGAATGCGCGCGGGTGATCGTCGCGAGGCATGGCGGCAAAGTCCCTGCTGACGTTGACGAGCTGCTCGCCTTGCCCGGCATCGGCGATTACACAGCGCGCGCGGTCGCGTGTTTTGCGTTTGGCCAGAATGTGCCGGTGGTGGATACAAACGTGCGCCGTGTGTATTCGCGCGCGGTCGAGGGTCGCCCGCTTGCCCCGCCTGCCTCGAAGCGCGAACTTGCCCAGGTGGCAAGCCTGCTTCCCGAACGAAAGGGTCCCGTATTCTCGGCCGGGCTGATGGAGCTCGGTGCCCTGATCTGCACCGCGACCTCACCGCTTTGCGACGTCTGCCCCATCCAAGCCGACTGCGCCTGGGTCCAAGCCGGCAAGCCCGCCCCCACCGAAGACGAGTTGCGCAGCAAAAAGGTACAAAAATTCGCCGGCACCGATCGGCAGGTGCGCGGCAAAATCATGAAAGTGTTGCGCGAGGCGGATGCGCCGGTGGGGCAGTCGAAAATTGACGTGGTGTGGCCGGACAAGGCTCAGCTGTCCCGCGCGCTCTTTTCGCTTCTCGACGACGGCCTCGCCGTCCAAGATGACCAGGGATTATTTCATCTACCTGGCCAATAGGGCTACTTCCAGCGCCCGCGGAAGTTTAGCCCACCCGGTAAGTTGACCCACAGCCCGCCACGGGAGTTGATCGTCACCGGACCAACCTTGGTGGAGGTGGACACTCCCGATCCTGACACGTTGATCCAGGAGTTCTTGCCGATTTTCTTCTTATCGCGGTATTGCAGACCCATACGCCTGATTATAGCCGGGAAACCAGTTAGCCTAGCGAAGTATGTTCCGTCACCTTAGTATCGCGGTAACATCACTTCTCACTTGTGTCGCCGCAACCTTCGTCGCCGCCCCCGCCGCCGCCCAACCTCCGTCGCCCACCTCGAGCCAATGGGCAGAGGGCGTGGCCTGGGCCTCATCCACCCCGGCCGGCCAGCCGGTCGCGGGCGAGGACCCGTTCTATCTGCCACCTGCAGACCTGGGCTCACCGGGCGATGTACTGCGCACCCAGCCCGCGCCCCATTTGCTCAACGTTCTCGGACCGGAATTCCCTGGCTTCGCGGAGAAATTCCTCTATACCTCCACCACAGTTCACGGTGACCTCATCGGAGTCAGCGGCGTGAAGATCGAACCTGCGAATCCCTGGCAGGGTGCCGGCCCCACCCCGACCGTGATCTTCGCGCCTGGCACGCGCGGGGCTGGGGACGCATGTGCACCTTCGAAAGGACCGTGGTTGTTCGGCCAAGTCGACCCGATCAACGAATCCCTGAGCACAAACTACGAGCTAGCAATGTACTCCGCTGCCTCCTTGCGCGGCATGCGCGTGGTGATTACCGACTACATCGGCCTTGGCACCCCCGGCGCGCATACCTATGTGTTGCACGAGGAAGAGGCTCACGCAGTTCTCGACGCGGCCCGTGCGACCACGTCTCCCGGCGACCCCGTGGCCTTCTTCGGTTATTCACAGGGAGGCGGTGCGGTTGCCGCGGCCGCAGAGCACCTTGCCGACTACGCCCCTGACATCAACCTGAAAGGCACGTATTCCGGTGCAGCGCCGGCGGACTTGGTCAATGTGATGGGCGGGGTGGACAATTCCTCGATCGCAGCGGTGCTTGCTTTTGCCTACCACGGTTGGGGCGAGCGCTACCCCGAGTTCAAAGCGCCCTTCGACGCGGTAGTCAACGCGCAAGGGCGTGATTTCCTCGATTCCAACGCCAACGCGTGCATCCCCGATGGCATGCTGCGCTGGGGACTTACCGACACTTCAACCCTCACCACCACCGGCGAAAGCCTACCCCAAGCCGCCTTCAACGACCCCCACGTCCTGGGTCTGCTCGACGCGCAACGCCTAGGTTTTCGCCCCACCACCGGCCCGATTTTGGTAGCAACCGGCGGTAGCGACGACCTTGTTCCCTCGCCGCAAACGATCCAGATGGCGAGCGATTACTGCGCTGCCGGTTCCAACGTTTTGCTTGTCGACGAAGGCATCCCCGAACTCACTCCCGACCTCAAGCTGGGCATCAACCATGCGGGCGGGATGCTCACCCAAGCATTGCCCGCTACGAATTGGCTTGTCGATCGGTTCAACGACGTTCCCGCCACCTCAAACTGCGGCGGGTTTTAGTTCTACTGCGCTGATTTACTGCGCTAGTTTTTACTGCGCTAGGTCGTCGTAAGCGGTGCAGCCGTGTTGCTTTAGGTACTCGCTGACCTGCTGCATCGCATCGGTGGAGTATTCCTGGTCCATTACGGCCATCGGATCGCTGGTATCCACCTGCGCTAGTGCCTCGGCTTCCTTCTTGGCAGCCGCAACTTCGTCGCGAATTTCCTTCGGAGCTACCTTCTCCATGTCGGCGTAGAGCTGAATGTTATCGTCCATCGCTTGCTGAATGCTTTCCGCAGAGAGAGCCTGTTCCAGCTCTTCCATCGACATGTTTTCTGGATCGCCCCACTTCTCCTCGTATTTGGCCGAGTAATCTTCGACGACGCCACACATCTTTTCTGGTCCCCCGGTGAGCGTCGCGATCGGATTGGCGGATTCAGCACAGGCTGTCAGTCCACCGAGTCCAACACTGGCGACGAATGCGACTGTGACAAGCTTCTTCAGATTCATGAGGTAGTTCCTTTGGATTCACGGGATAGAGGTTGGGCACGCCATGCCTCTATCGAACTAATGAAGTTGATGTTCACCATACGAGGAAGCACGACTCCCCGTGGGCCAACTAGGTGAAATTCAACTGGAGTTCACTCCATCGGTGGAGCGTCTACCTAATGAATACACAGTCTGAGTGTTTTGTTCCCCTCGCTCACGACTACGACGGCCTATTCATAGCACCCGAGTTCTTCGAGGAACGTCGAGGCCCGTTCTGTCGCCTTAAACTTTTCAATCACTTCTTCTTGGCCCGCCTCCCAGAAGTAGTACTGGAAGTCGTCGTCTGGCATTGCCGCAAAATTCCGCATTTCTGTGGCCGCATCTTCAAAAATGTGCTTGTGCTGTTCGGGCATAACGTCCGCTGCGCTATCGAGCATGTTCGCTTGGAGGTTGATGGCTTCGCGATTGTCTGCGATATCAGTACTGTCCTCAAGCTCCATGAGGTTTGGGGTGGACTCGAATTCGTCATACACCTCAAAGAAGTCATCACAGATAGCTTGAGTCTCGGCATTGGATGGTTGAGCTATTTCTTCTGCAATGCTGGATGCAGTCGAAGGTGGTGGCGCATAAGTGGAACTCGTGGTTCCAATACTGATATCGAAGCTGCAGCCGCTCACCCCTAACGTCATAATGCTGATCGCCGAAAGGCTTGCTACTACCCTTTTCATCGCCCGGTCCTTGCTTGATATACGAACAACATTTAGTAGCCCCGTCAACCTTTAATCTATCAAAGGACCTTCGCCCGACACACAAAAACGCCACCCTGCATCGCTTCGCGGGGTGGCGCTTCTTTGTCTACGAGCTGTTTTACAGCGGCTGGCCTGCGCCAGCGGTACCGGCCTCGCCTTCTGGGCCGTCGAGATTATCCAACTCGTCGATAGTGTCCGGCAGATCGGAAGAAACGGAGTCGATTGACTCTTCGACTTCGCGGACTTCTTCAGCTTCGAGATCGTCGAAGGTGCCTTGTGGTAGCGGCTTTGGACGCGGGGTGAAAGTGAAAGTCGCCCCGTCGGTGTCCTTGGACTCGCCGTCCCAGCCATCGACATCCACGGTGATGATTTCGCCGGCGCCGATCTCACCGAAGAGGATCTTCTCACTCAAGACATCTTCGATATCGCGCTGAATGGTGCGGCGCAGTGGACGCGCACCGAGCACTGGGTCGAAGCCACGCTTTGCCAGGAGGTTCTTGGCCTTTTCGGTGAGTTCGATGCCCATGTCTTGTGCGGCAAGGGCCTTCTCCACGCGAGCTACGAGCAGCTCGACCATTTCGACGATTTGCTCCTGAGTGAGCTGGTGGAAGACCACGATCTCGTCGATACGGTTCAAGAACTCTGGGCGGAAGTGCTTCTTTAGCTCATCGTGCACCTTGTTCTTCATGCGCTCGTACTGTGCATCCGAGTCGGTAGCGCTGGAACCGGAGAAGCCCAGACCCACTGCCTTGGAAATGTCCGAGGTGCCCAGGTTGGAGGTGAAGATCAAGACGGTGTTCTTGAAGTCGACAACGCGACCCTGGCCATCAGTCAGGTGGCCTTCTTCGAGGACCTGCAGGAGGGTGTTGTAGATCTCCTTGTGGGCCTTCTCGATCTCGTCGAATAGCACCACGGAGAACGGCTTGCGGCGGACCTTTTCGGTCAGCTGACCGCCCTCTTCGTAGCCGACGTATCCCGGAGGGGCACCGAACAGGCGCGATGCGGTGAAGCGATCATGGAACTCGCCCATGTCGATCTGCACCAGTGCGTCTTCATCACCGAAGAGGAATTCAGCCAGCGCCTTGGAAAGCTCGGTCTTACCAACACCAGATGGGC
The Corynebacterium breve genome window above contains:
- a CDS encoding lipase family protein, which produces MFRHLSIAVTSLLTCVAATFVAAPAAAQPPSPTSSQWAEGVAWASSTPAGQPVAGEDPFYLPPADLGSPGDVLRTQPAPHLLNVLGPEFPGFAEKFLYTSTTVHGDLIGVSGVKIEPANPWQGAGPTPTVIFAPGTRGAGDACAPSKGPWLFGQVDPINESLSTNYELAMYSAASLRGMRVVITDYIGLGTPGAHTYVLHEEEAHAVLDAARATTSPGDPVAFFGYSQGGGAVAAAAEHLADYAPDINLKGTYSGAAPADLVNVMGGVDNSSIAAVLAFAYHGWGERYPEFKAPFDAVVNAQGRDFLDSNANACIPDGMLRWGLTDTSTLTTTGESLPQAAFNDPHVLGLLDAQRLGFRPTTGPILVATGGSDDLVPSPQTIQMASDYCAAGSNVLLVDEGIPELTPDLKLGINHAGGMLTQALPATNWLVDRFNDVPATSNCGGF
- a CDS encoding carbonic anhydrase, with protein sequence MPHNKTPQQIWDSLLEGNQRFVGHAVERPHSTPERLIELQGGQDPVAAVLSCSDSRAPVELIFDTGFGDLFVVRTAGESLAPAVFGSIEYAVKNLNIGLIVVLGHQNCGAVGAAIDALDNAQIPTDGQRILIEKIIPSVIVSRNKGGTTAEEVEAEHAAITADQLIKRTPVIAEKLFDGKLGVVAAHYGLENGMVKAVKKYGVE
- a CDS encoding DUF4236 domain-containing protein: MGLQYRDKKKIGKNSWINVSGSGVSTSTKVGPVTINSRGGLWVNLPGGLNFRGRWK
- a CDS encoding A/G-specific adenine glycosylase, which gives rise to MNLDPTDFPVSTVISWFEANARPLPWRDPATSAWAILLSEVMSQQTPVARVAPIWQQWLDTWPDVESFAQARSDEVLRAWGTLGYPRRALRLLECARVIVARHGGKVPADVDELLALPGIGDYTARAVACFAFGQNVPVVDTNVRRVYSRAVEGRPLAPPASKRELAQVASLLPERKGPVFSAGLMELGALICTATSPLCDVCPIQADCAWVQAGKPAPTEDELRSKKVQKFAGTDRQVRGKIMKVLREADAPVGQSKIDVVWPDKAQLSRALFSLLDDGLAVQDDQGLFHLPGQ